TGGGAGATTGTTCTTGGATGGAAGCCATTTACGAAAGCACTGGCTACGAAGGGCTTTCCAAAGAAATCTTCTAAAAGATACTCAAACTGAGTCCATCCAAGCCTTAGTAGAGGAATTAGGTCCCAAACTCAGCGCATACATCAATTCCATTGGGCCACGCAAGTAAAATCATGACCACTAAATCCCTTTGACAGCGGGATTTGAACCATAGACAACGTACCAAAGGCAACGGACTAATCTCGAATGATCGCCGTCCTGCAGCGGGTATCTGAAGCCCAGGTTACTGTCGATGGCCGGGTTACCGGGTCCATCGGTACGGGGCTGGTGGTCTTGCTGGGAGTGCACCGGGACGACACCGAGGCTGACAGCAGCTTTCTGGTGGAAAAGACGGTTAATCTGCGTATCTTTAGCGATGAGGCAGGGAAAATGAACCTGTCTCTAATGGACGTAGGCGGCAGTGCTCTGGTGGTGAGTCAGTTTACGCTGGTGGGTGACTGGCGCAAGGGCCGCCGTCCCAGTTACATCAATGCGGCGCCACCCGAAAGCGGTGAACGGCTCTACGAGCATTACATGAATGGTCTGCGAGCACACGATATTGTCGTGGAGAGCGGCCTGTTCGGAGCGATGATGCAGGTGCAGCTGGTGAACGACGGTCCGGTGACCTTTGTTCTGGACAGCCGGTCAGAGGCCCGGCCCTTCGGTCCGTCGGCTGACGGACTCAGGACAGGCCCCTGACGGGCAAGGAGCGCTAGGTGCAGCGGAAAATCCGGATTCTGA
This DNA window, taken from Candidatus Neomarinimicrobiota bacterium, encodes the following:
- the dtd gene encoding D-aminoacyl-tRNA deacylase, giving the protein MIAVLQRVSEAQVTVDGRVTGSIGTGLVVLLGVHRDDTEADSSFLVEKTVNLRIFSDEAGKMNLSLMDVGGSALVVSQFTLVGDWRKGRRPSYINAAPPESGERLYEHYMNGLRAHDIVVESGLFGAMMQVQLVNDGPVTFVLDSRSEARPFGPSADGLRTGP